In the genome of Acidobacteriota bacterium, one region contains:
- a CDS encoding HAMP domain-containing sensor histidine kinase, which translates to MIIFIVALSFYSYFSRQKTYKELENLSAKHCLSLGDFLKLSLESSYRSPGERVDFQHLLDLLTEAGDLIYMALLNKKGNVLLWSSKYEGYLPIEKNVESLKKFEFVESPIGKIVQVKVPFFDEKNNQLYLIFGYAHSILKTIYRRSEINSILLALVLIFLGGAGLFFNYKLQERYYKKERELKEEKLKRERYEELALLSAGVAHEVKNPLNSISMSVQMLKRRVENSNDRLKNDCMRYINIMTNEVQKMSETIEKFSVFTKSINLNRNRINLKDFIKDLIKQNIEKIDKKLNSIRFENLIPPDIYINVDPFYVSQAISNLIRNSIEATREGLVSISANEKDGKIKIEIKDTGEGIKPEEIERVFDLFYSSKEKGMGLGLPIAKKIIEAHNGKIDIKSKEGEGTTVTITLSTKKEV; encoded by the coding sequence AAAAACTTACAAAGAATTGGAAAATCTGTCTGCAAAACACTGTCTCTCTCTGGGAGATTTTCTTAAACTTTCCCTGGAATCTTCTTACAGATCTCCTGGAGAAAGAGTAGATTTTCAGCATCTTTTAGATTTACTCACAGAAGCAGGTGATTTAATCTACATGGCTCTTTTAAATAAAAAAGGAAATGTTCTTTTATGGAGTTCAAAATATGAAGGATATTTACCCATAGAAAAAAATGTTGAATCATTAAAAAAGTTTGAATTTGTTGAATCTCCAATCGGAAAAATTGTTCAGGTAAAAGTTCCCTTTTTTGATGAAAAAAATAATCAGCTCTATCTGATATTTGGATATGCTCATAGTATCTTGAAAACCATCTACAGAAGGAGTGAAATAAACTCAATTTTACTGGCATTAGTTTTAATTTTCCTTGGAGGTGCAGGTTTATTTTTTAATTACAAACTCCAGGAGAGATATTATAAAAAGGAAAGAGAACTCAAAGAGGAAAAGTTAAAAAGAGAAAGGTATGAGGAATTAGCTCTCCTATCAGCTGGAGTAGCTCATGAAGTTAAAAACCCGCTAAACTCAATTAGTATGTCTGTTCAAATGCTTAAAAGACGGGTAGAAAATTCCAATGATAGACTAAAAAATGATTGTATGAGATACATAAACATCATGACCAATGAAGTTCAAAAAATGAGCGAAACTATTGAGAAATTTTCTGTATTTACAAAGTCAATTAATCTGAATCGAAACAGGATAAACTTAAAGGATTTTATCAAGGATTTAATCAAACAGAACATAGAGAAAATCGATAAAAAGTTGAATAGTATTCGATTTGAAAATTTAATCCCCCCTGATATTTATATAAATGTGGATCCTTTTTATGTATCTCAGGCTATTTCAAATTTGATTAGAAATTCGATTGAAGCAACAAGGGAAGGCTTAGTTTCTATATCAGCTAATGAAAAAGACGGTAAAATTAAGATTGAAATTAAAGATACTGGAGAAGGGATCAAACCTGAGGAAATTGAAAGAGTGTTTGATCTTTTTTATTCTTCAAAGGAGAAAGGAATGGGGCTGGGTCTTCCAATCGCAAAAAAAATAATCGAAGCCCATAATGGAAAAATTGATATAAAAAGTAAAGAAGGAGAGGGAACAACAGTAACCATCACCCTGTCGACTAAAAAGGAGGTGTAA